The genomic region TAACATTGTATTTCTGAATTCCGTTTTGTCCTATGGCATTGTAGCCCATAAATACAGAACCTTTATAAGACTTGGCACCGTTTCGGGAAGCAGCAAGTTGCGTTGCATTATCGACTGCGGTAATATCAAACGCATCTTCTGGAAGGGATTCCATAGGTGCTACAAAACCACTTGTAGATTGCCCATCGGTCATTACCACAATTCCAAACTCTGCATCGTAGGTTTCGGTCGGGACTTTGGAGTTGCCGTCATCGCTGCTACATCCTATAGCTAGGGTCCCCGCTAAACTCAAAAAGAAAAAGTGTAGTTTTTTCATAGTTCAATTAATTTATAGTATATCTAATTTTAAAATTTATATTTCTTCCAGGTTTTTGTACCCGGAAATTATCGAATTGATCCTCGTTTAAAATATTATTGACCGCCATGCTTAGCCATAAAGGTTGGTTGTTTACTTTATAAGATATCCCCAAATCCCAGACGTATTGCGTAGGGATTAGGAACTCATCGGCGTCTACGTCGGGTTTTTCAAAAATGTTATCCGATTCTAAATCCTTCGGAATGGAAAATCTGTAATAAAAATGGGTGTAACCAAAATTGGTGTATAGGTCGAAACGGTCGTTGGTGGCAAACGGATTGAAAATTTTATAATCTATGTTGAGGTTGGCGAATAAATAGGGAACATTGGGCACCCTTGACCCCTCATTGAGTTCTTCTTGAGGATTATCGACGTCCACACGTCTTAAATCCTGAAAGGTCGCGTTTAAATTGGTAGTCAGGTTTTTATGCAACGTTTTTTTGATCCCGGCTTCTATTCCCATAACCCGAACATTGGACCAATTATCGTAAGTAGCGTATGGAATATTTGGAATGAGTTGAACCAAGTTTTTTTGATCCCTAAAAAATACATTGGTATCCAACCACCAAGATTTTTGTTTATCCAAAGGCAAATTAGCAGCAAGGTTCACATTATGGCTCCTTTCTGGAACAAGATTTGGGTTTCCAACGATAAACAAACCATCCCCAAAATACTCTTCGGCATCTGGAATACGGGTGGCATATTCATAGGTAAACCTTAAAAATCCTTTATTCTCCAGATTGTAGCGAACGGAATTGGCAATTCCATAATTATTTTGGGATTCTTCAGGGACATCTCCTTCATAGGCAAAATTTAAATCCACAGCTTGCGTAAGAATGCCAAATCTTTTTACTGTAAACTCATTTATAATTTTGTTATTCCACAGGGAACTGCGAATGCCAAGACCAGTAACATTTTTTACATATTTAGCTTCAATGGTAAGCGGGTCGATATCGGTATTGGCAATTTTAATAGCAAATGGATCGCTACCCAAGCGAGTTTGTCTTGAATAAACGTGATTTAACAATAGTTCGTGCTCATCGTTGAGTTTGTAACCAAAATATGCCCTTACCAAATTGTTTGTAAAAGTTATATTTTGCAGAGATTTGGTAGCAGAAAGTTCACCTCCGTTTTCTTCCCTGCGTTCTACTTCGCCATACCAATTGTATCTGTTGGCGGTGGTATCTATTGTTTTTGTTTTCAGCTCGCCATAAACGGCAAAAACATCTGCACTAAAGCGATCGAACTGCTTTTGGTAGCGCATGGTAAGTCCAAAATTACTTTCTTCAAAATTTGCTTCTCCGTATGGCTCGGTTTGATAAATATCGTTTTGAAGTTCTTTATCATAATCAAAGTAATTGAAACCTATCTCCCATCGGTCTGCAAAACTTGTTTCATGCAAATCTACTTTTACTTCAGAATAAAAGGGAGCTACCCCATCGTGGAAACGTCTAACATTGGCCTCTTCTTCACGGGCTGTTTCTGGGTCGGGTACAAGCACGTCAATCTTATAATCGTTGTCGGAACTGATGTAATAACTGGACAAGCTTACGCCAAATTTAGAATTTGGAATGGCATAATATCCATTTAAGTTAAATTGTTGGGAATTAAAAGAGCCGTATTGGTAAGAAGCGTCAAGATAATTGCTCAGCCTTTGTTTGGTTACAAAATTCACACCACCACCCAAAGCATCCGAGCCCAAGGAGGCCGGTAAAACACCTTTGTAAACATCGATACGCTCTAGGGCGTCTACAGGAAGTAAACTAAAATTAAAGGCCCTTCCAAGATAATCTAAAGGAACCCCATCCTTAAAAAAACGGATTGCTTTTCCTTGTAACCCATTTATATTAATTTCGGTATTGCTTCCTACACCAGCATTCTGGCGTACTTTAAGGCCTGAGGTTTGATTGATTAACTGCGGAACGGAAATCGACTTTATCTTGGCTGAACTTAGATCTAGCACTTCTACCGCTTGCGCTTGAGCTGCGCTTTTCGCAGCGTCGGTTTGCACGCTCACCTCTTCCAGCTCGATAGAAGATTCTTCAATGCTTACTTGAAGGAAAGGAGCATCTTCCTTGCTAAAATCTACCAGGATAATTCTGTCTTTATATCCAATACCGGTAAACGAAAGTTTTATCCTTTTCTTCTGAATATTCTGAATTGAAAATACACCATTGGAATCGGTAGAAGTTCCTTTATTGGTGTTTTGTATCATCACATTGATACCGGCTAAAGGCTCTCCAGATGTAGCGGTAACTACTCCAGAAATTTCGAATCGCTCTTGCGAAAAAGAGGTTGAAAGCTTAAAGATCAATAAGATAGTAACGAACCGAAACATTATTTAATTTAGACTGATTTAAAATAGGTAGCGAAGATAAAATATTTATTCGGAATCAGTCTAAATAAATATAATAATTAACAATTCGATAATAAGAGATTATAAAGATTGTCTTTATTTCTGTGTTGAAGAGTACTATTAAATCTTCATTTGTACCTATTATCAAGGAAAAACCCCCTATATTTTAAGAGATTAAAACCCTTGAAATCAATATGTTATTGTGTTTATATTTCCATAAATTAAAACATAGTATCATGGAAACAGTAAAAAAATTTCGTAATGGAACCATTAGAATGTCCATTCCGGCAAAAGTAGCTTACAACGGTAAAGCCTTTAAAGAAAGTATTTATCAATTATTGGATGAATTAGGTTGCCCTAAATGTTTTTCTGGAGTAGATTGTTATATCGATACATTCCGGGATTATATCTACGACCCAGAGAAAGCGGTTCTAAATCCAGTCGTGAAAGATAGAGTTGGATTTAAGGCCAATTGGAATAGTGATAAATTTTCGGATGGAACCCCAGTACCATTACCTTTCAACCAGTTAGCTAGCAATACGCTTACAGTAGCTTCATCTCCAAAATTAACCGGAAGTATAGATAAAGTGGATAGTTTGATAGACAAGGTATTTGAAGAAATTGGTTGCCGAGCTTGTTGCTCTGGACACGACGTTTTCTTTAAAAATGTAATAGATACTCTAAGAATACCAAATTTATGATCTCTAAAGCCGAGAATAAATTTCAATGCCTACCCGAATTGGGGGTGGGCATTATTTATTCCCAAAAAATCAAAGAAATAAATTTTCCTAAGGGATTATTGGATACTTTAGAGATTGAACCCCAGACACTTTGTATTAGAGACAAGAACGATAATTTGATTTTGCCAAAAAAGGTTTTTAAAGACCTCAATAATTTGCCATACAACAAGCTGGTGCACAGTATAGGAGCTCCGGTTGGAGGGTCCGTAAAACCCACAGAGGAACAACTAAAGCTTATCGATTATTGCAGTCGATTATTTAACAGTCCATGGATTACAGAACACCTTAGTTTTAATGCCACTACTTCTTTCAATACTGGGTTTTTTCTTCCACCATGCCAAACTGAAGAAGGATTACAAGTTGCAATTGAAAATATTCAAATATTGCAATCCAAATTAAAAAAACCTATTGCCATAGAAACAGGCGTAAATTATTTACGGTGCAATAATAAAGAAATTGAAGATGGTAATTTTGTTGCTGAGCTTTGCAAAGCTACAGATTGCGGAATTTTGCTTGACATACATAATCTGTTTGCCAATCAATTGAACGGAAGGCAATCCATTGAAACTTTTATAGGTCAAATCCCGAAAGACAACGTGGTGGAAATTCATATTGCTGGAGGTACAGAATTGAATAACCTTTGGTTGGACTCTCATTCTGGGCCTATAGACCAACGGTTGCTGGATATTACCAAGGAGGTATTGCCAGAATTTAAAAACCTAAAAGCCGTTACCTATGAAGTTTTCGATTCTTATCTCCCAATAATTGGAGACAAAGTGGTAATAAAAGAATTGGAGAAGGTTAGAAATCTTTGGGAAAGCCGAAAGGTAAAGCCCATATCTGGAGCTAATACAGAAATGCCGAAGGAGGTGATCAATATTCAAAAATTTAATCAGAATTACTCGGTAAAAGAATGGGAGAATACATTGGCAAACCTAGCTATCGATCGAAGTTTTTCAGGAGGATTAAAAGGGATGGCGAAAAGTAACCCCGACCGTATTGCGATGTATCAAAGTTTAATAAAAGAATTTAGAGCTTCCATGATAGCAAGAATATACAAACTAACCGTTAGATACCTTATGCTGACTTTAGGGATGGATGCATTTTACGTAATTCTTCAAGATTTTTGGAGCAAAACCCCTCCAGAGCAATTGAGCTACAAAGAAGCCCAGAACTTTGCACAATATTTGGAAAATAAGGCCTACAAAATGCCATGGTTATACCGATTGCTACGATACGAAGTAGCCATACTAAATTCTATTTTGCGCCACACAACTGAGATCGTTTCCTTTGATGTAGATCCTATGCCAATGTTAAATGCTTTGCATGAAGGGAAATTGCCTGAGATGATTGGCAAATCTGGAGATTATGAAATTGAGATCACCCCAGATGCTCACGATACCGCTCAGTGGACGGCTATTTCTTCCTAAAAACAAAAAGAGTTTCAAAATAAATTGAAACTCTTCCTGTCGCTAATTCGTTGTTATTAAATATTTAAACATATTCATCATTGCAAAATAACAACGAACTTAGCCACCCTCAAGCTTGCCATTGCATAATCTAGCAACGGTCAAGGATTTCGATTTAATTATTAGTATATAGACATTGCACTGCATTAAATCGGTTGATCTTTGTTACTAGATGTCATTTATTTAAAAAGGTTGCGTAGCAAATTGTATGATGCAAAAAGAAATAGTATTTTAGCACGAATCATAATAAAAGCAAAGAGAAAAAATGAGTTCTGAAAAAGATGCGAAATTAAAAGCACTGAAGCTCACTTTAGACAAGTTGGATAAAACCTACGGTAAGGGAGCAGTAATGAAAATGGGAGATAGTGTGGTAGAAGATGTAGATGCTATCCCAACAGGCTCGCTTGGGCTGGATATTGCCTTAGGCGTTGGTGGATACCCACGGGGAAGGGTTATCGAAATATATGGTCCGGAATCCTCTGGTAAAACCACCTTAACCCTGCACGCTATTGCAGAAGCACAAAAAGCGGGTGGAATTGCTGCTTTTATTGATGCCGAACATGCCTTCGATCGTTTTTATGCCAAAAAACTTGGAGTAGATATAGATAACCTTATAATTTCTCAACCAGATCACGGGGAGCAGGCCTTGGAAATTGCCGATAATTTAATACGTTCGGGAGCCATCGATATAGTAATTGTCGACTCTGTGGCGGCTTTAACCCCCAAAAGTGAGATTGAAGGGGAAATGGGAGATTCTAAAATGGGACTTCATGCCCGTTTAATGTCGCAGGCACTTAGAAAGTTAACCGCCAGTATTAGTAAAACAAAATGTACGGTAATATTCATTAACCAGCTTAGGGAAAAGATAGGTGTAATGTTTGGAAATCCAGAGACTACAACAGGTGGTAATGCCTTGAAGTTCTATGCTTCTGTACGTTTGGATATTCGCCGATCTACTCAAATAAAAGATAGCGGTGGCGATGCATCTGGAAATAAAACCAGGGTTAAGGTTGTTAAAAACAAAGTGGCGCCGCCTTTTAAATCTACAGAATTTGATATTATGTATGGAGAAGGGATTTCCCGGGTAGGGGAAATTTTAGATCTAGGGGTAGAATTTGAAATTATTAAGAAAAGTGGTTCTTGGTTTAGCTATGGAGATACCAAATTGGGGCAAGGTAGAGATGCCGTAAAGGTTTTACTACAAGACAATCCAGAGCTTTTAGAAGAATTGGAAGATAAAATACGAGAAGGGATAAAGGCAATCAATAGCTAAGACTCGTCTTCCGTAAAAAATTACAATCCCAAGCAGCAATGTTTGGGATTTTTTTGTGTTCATCTTTCGGTGTACGCAACCATTTGTTATTCACTGCATCTAAAAGAAAAAGTAATTAAAAATGAAGAAGTTTATCCCCCTATTAGTTGGCTTATTTTTTTTAAGCTTGGCTTCCTGCGAATTATCGGATGATGACGGAACCAATTTTGTTTATGAGGCAGTAGAAATAACCAACGCGAAAGTGCCCGATACTTTTGAGCTTGGCAAGGTGTACCAAATAGATTTTAAT from Galbibacter sp. BG1 harbors:
- a CDS encoding TonB-dependent receptor, with amino-acid sequence MFRFVTILLIFKLSTSFSQERFEISGVVTATSGEPLAGINVMIQNTNKGTSTDSNGVFSIQNIQKKRIKLSFTGIGYKDRIILVDFSKEDAPFLQVSIEESSIELEEVSVQTDAAKSAAQAQAVEVLDLSSAKIKSISVPQLINQTSGLKVRQNAGVGSNTEININGLQGKAIRFFKDGVPLDYLGRAFNFSLLPVDALERIDVYKGVLPASLGSDALGGGVNFVTKQRLSNYLDASYQYGSFNSQQFNLNGYYAIPNSKFGVSLSSYYISSDNDYKIDVLVPDPETAREEEANVRRFHDGVAPFYSEVKVDLHETSFADRWEIGFNYFDYDKELQNDIYQTEPYGEANFEESNFGLTMRYQKQFDRFSADVFAVYGELKTKTIDTTANRYNWYGEVERREENGGELSATKSLQNITFTNNLVRAYFGYKLNDEHELLLNHVYSRQTRLGSDPFAIKIANTDIDPLTIEAKYVKNVTGLGIRSSLWNNKIINEFTVKRFGILTQAVDLNFAYEGDVPEESQNNYGIANSVRYNLENKGFLRFTYEYATRIPDAEEYFGDGLFIVGNPNLVPERSHNVNLAANLPLDKQKSWWLDTNVFFRDQKNLVQLIPNIPYATYDNWSNVRVMGIEAGIKKTLHKNLTTNLNATFQDLRRVDVDNPQEELNEGSRVPNVPYLFANLNIDYKIFNPFATNDRFDLYTNFGYTHFYYRFSIPKDLESDNIFEKPDVDADEFLIPTQYVWDLGISYKVNNQPLWLSMAVNNILNEDQFDNFRVQKPGRNINFKIRYTIN
- a CDS encoding DUF692 family multinuclear iron-containing protein is translated as MISKAENKFQCLPELGVGIIYSQKIKEINFPKGLLDTLEIEPQTLCIRDKNDNLILPKKVFKDLNNLPYNKLVHSIGAPVGGSVKPTEEQLKLIDYCSRLFNSPWITEHLSFNATTSFNTGFFLPPCQTEEGLQVAIENIQILQSKLKKPIAIETGVNYLRCNNKEIEDGNFVAELCKATDCGILLDIHNLFANQLNGRQSIETFIGQIPKDNVVEIHIAGGTELNNLWLDSHSGPIDQRLLDITKEVLPEFKNLKAVTYEVFDSYLPIIGDKVVIKELEKVRNLWESRKVKPISGANTEMPKEVINIQKFNQNYSVKEWENTLANLAIDRSFSGGLKGMAKSNPDRIAMYQSLIKEFRASMIARIYKLTVRYLMLTLGMDAFYVILQDFWSKTPPEQLSYKEAQNFAQYLENKAYKMPWLYRLLRYEVAILNSILRHTTEIVSFDVDPMPMLNALHEGKLPEMIGKSGDYEIEITPDAHDTAQWTAISS
- the recA gene encoding recombinase RecA encodes the protein MSSEKDAKLKALKLTLDKLDKTYGKGAVMKMGDSVVEDVDAIPTGSLGLDIALGVGGYPRGRVIEIYGPESSGKTTLTLHAIAEAQKAGGIAAFIDAEHAFDRFYAKKLGVDIDNLIISQPDHGEQALEIADNLIRSGAIDIVIVDSVAALTPKSEIEGEMGDSKMGLHARLMSQALRKLTASISKTKCTVIFINQLREKIGVMFGNPETTTGGNALKFYASVRLDIRRSTQIKDSGGDASGNKTRVKVVKNKVAPPFKSTEFDIMYGEGISRVGEILDLGVEFEIIKKSGSWFSYGDTKLGQGRDAVKVLLQDNPELLEELEDKIREGIKAINS